One window of Atribacter laminatus genomic DNA carries:
- a CDS encoding helix-turn-helix domain-containing protein: MPKVVFKKEYYNIKEISEMLGITDVTIRTYFSTGRMRGVKLGNAWYSTQEDIEQFLKMKTEPKNKRKK; the protein is encoded by the coding sequence ATGCCTAAAGTTGTTTTTAAGAAGGAATATTACAATATTAAAGAAATATCAGAAATGTTAGGTATTACTGATGTAACCATTAGAACCTATTTTTCAACTGGCCGGATGAGAGGGGTTAAACTTGGGAATGCTTGGTATTCCACCCAGGAGGATATAGAGCAGTTTTTAAAAATGAAAACAGAGCCAAAGAATAAAAGGAAGAAGTGA
- a CDS encoding phBC6A51 family helix-turn-helix protein: MVETSKKMLRKKEKAIACLITQPTITLAAQEAGISQSTMFRWLNDSEFQAVFRKAKKEIVGHALTQVQKSVTKAVETLLDVMGNGVVESAKVSAAKTILELAIRAVEIEDLEERLEALEKRMMDDERH, from the coding sequence ATGGTAGAAACCAGTAAAAAAATGTTACGAAAAAAGGAAAAGGCTATCGCTTGTCTTATCACCCAACCAACTATTACCCTGGCCGCTCAAGAAGCTGGGATATCTCAAAGTACCATGTTTCGATGGTTGAATGACTCAGAATTTCAAGCAGTCTTCCGGAAAGCTAAAAAAGAAATAGTTGGTCATGCTCTTACCCAGGTTCAAAAGTCAGTAACCAAAGCGGTTGAAACCTTGCTTGATGTCATGGGTAATGGGGTGGTGGAAAGTGCCAAGGTATCGGCAGCCAAGACTATTTTAGAATTAGCCATAAGAGCGGTTGAAATTGAAGACCTGGAGGAACGCTTAGAAGCCCTGGAAAAGAGGATGATGGATGATGAGCGCCATTGA
- a CDS encoding AAA family ATPase yields the protein MNHLINYISRGWEIIPIPPRSKKAILDNWQNLRISESDIPEHFHNNSNVGVLLGSPSQGLVDVDLDTKAAVKIAKFFLPDTLAFGHGEGIKKVSHKLYTCPGVETKQFPIRKELVPIDEREDDKESVMIVELRSTGRQTVFPPSIHPNGEEYKWVNNLEPVTLAPDDLKRRVSMLAAAVLFSWHWPSQGTRQEASMALAGTLLKHGFTIEETRTFLEAVCTAAQDEEVGMRLAQVKNTSQKSDKEPITGIPKLKELMNPEAIDKALEWLGIGKEKETFTFNPLEFFRKPSPNEKDEITWTIPGLIPRGYLTWLVGYPKTGKSWLSLKIACDVSLGGPVLDGVSDLEHPLRILYVLADTSKTQPMSRLRKTRWNYNPDNILFLYQNELAKDGLDVDLATEKGRARLEKFIQSSKAQLVFLDSLSSLTLSDLIKEENAKPIALYLNQLAEKYQIALVTLYHSRKPRKEQEGLTMSQHDISGSGVLMRFAGSSIGVELKVNEKTGEKKHLVHYLAGWVKEFPQFSFTLEDEYDDYDQEFTTMTIDKNPDGKNYKEALWQTILNNFQGVEFTRADIENLLPFSTNERYLRRMLSSLKKEKKLKVRGKNKSTIYSVWNRNISDPSMVGGNLLPDTNINSLVEQNISGSTMVRYPGFRSDKINISDHSPNLSDHTRSDIIRSTMPVSDLSDHISPHHRERTDKKQHLILDNNPEDEDLPPNFEQEEKPDIEPFNFKHNENELVLDDIEPFNFEQEEEPKVPERPLKSEYVKCCDGITRKEFTI from the coding sequence ATGAACCATCTAATTAATTACATTTCCCGGGGGTGGGAGATAATTCCCATCCCCCCTCGAAGCAAAAAAGCGATATTGGATAACTGGCAAAATTTACGTATTAGCGAAAGTGACATTCCGGAGCATTTCCACAATAACTCAAACGTTGGAGTTCTCCTGGGTTCTCCTTCTCAAGGCCTGGTAGACGTTGACCTTGATACCAAAGCAGCGGTTAAAATAGCAAAATTCTTTTTACCCGATACCCTGGCCTTTGGTCATGGTGAAGGCATAAAAAAAGTAAGCCACAAGCTCTATACTTGCCCAGGAGTTGAAACTAAACAGTTCCCGATAAGAAAAGAATTGGTTCCTATTGATGAAAGAGAAGACGACAAAGAAAGCGTTATGATAGTAGAACTTCGAAGCACAGGAAGACAGACAGTTTTCCCACCATCAATTCATCCTAACGGTGAAGAGTATAAGTGGGTAAATAACCTTGAACCGGTAACTCTTGCCCCTGATGACCTCAAAAGACGGGTTTCAATGTTAGCCGCTGCGGTTCTCTTCTCCTGGCATTGGCCTTCTCAAGGTACAAGACAAGAGGCCTCTATGGCATTAGCCGGAACTCTTCTAAAGCATGGGTTCACCATTGAGGAAACCAGAACTTTTCTTGAGGCGGTATGCACAGCAGCCCAAGATGAAGAAGTAGGAATGAGGCTTGCCCAGGTGAAGAATACCTCCCAGAAAAGCGATAAAGAACCCATTACCGGAATTCCCAAGCTAAAAGAACTCATGAACCCAGAAGCAATAGACAAAGCCTTGGAGTGGTTAGGCATTGGGAAAGAGAAAGAGACTTTCACCTTTAACCCTCTTGAGTTTTTCAGGAAACCAAGCCCCAATGAGAAAGATGAAATTACCTGGACTATACCCGGACTTATCCCAAGAGGGTATTTAACTTGGTTGGTAGGGTATCCTAAAACCGGTAAGTCATGGTTGAGTTTGAAAATAGCCTGCGATGTATCCTTGGGTGGTCCGGTTCTTGATGGGGTGAGCGACCTGGAACACCCTTTAAGAATTCTCTACGTGTTAGCCGATACCAGCAAAACCCAACCCATGAGCCGGTTGCGGAAAACCAGATGGAATTACAACCCTGATAACATTCTTTTCCTCTACCAAAACGAATTAGCCAAAGACGGCCTTGATGTTGACTTAGCAACCGAAAAAGGAAGAGCCCGTCTTGAAAAGTTCATCCAAAGTTCTAAAGCTCAATTGGTATTCCTGGACTCTTTAAGTTCCCTAACCTTGAGCGACCTTATCAAGGAAGAGAACGCCAAGCCTATCGCCTTGTATTTGAACCAATTAGCCGAAAAGTACCAAATAGCTTTAGTAACTCTCTACCATTCCAGGAAACCCAGAAAAGAGCAAGAGGGTTTGACCATGAGCCAACATGATATTTCAGGAAGTGGGGTATTAATGAGGTTTGCCGGTTCTTCAATAGGGGTTGAACTCAAAGTAAATGAGAAGACCGGGGAGAAAAAACACTTGGTTCATTACCTGGCCGGATGGGTGAAAGAATTCCCTCAATTCTCATTCACCCTCGAGGATGAATATGATGACTACGACCAAGAGTTTACAACCATGACCATTGATAAGAACCCCGATGGAAAGAACTACAAAGAAGCACTTTGGCAAACCATCTTAAATAATTTTCAAGGTGTTGAGTTTACCCGGGCAGATATTGAAAATTTATTACCCTTTTCAACCAATGAACGATATCTAAGAAGAATGTTGTCAAGCCTGAAAAAGGAAAAGAAGCTCAAAGTTAGGGGTAAAAATAAAAGTACCATTTATTCAGTTTGGAATAGAAATATATCGGACCCTTCTATGGTGGGGGGCAATTTACTACCCGATACCAATATAAATAGCTTAGTAGAGCAAAATATATCGGGTAGTACCATGGTCCGATATCCTGGTTTTAGGTCCGATAAAATAAATATATCGGACCATAGTCCTAATTTATCGGACCATACCAGGTCCGATATAATTCGCTCAACCATGCCCGTTTCCGACTTATCGGACCATATATCTCCCCATCATAGGGAAAGGACCGATAAAAAACAACATCTAATTTTGGACAACAACCCCGAGGATGAAGACCTACCCCCTAATTTTGAGCAAGAAGAAAAACCAGACATTGAACCCTTCAATTTTAAACATAACGAGAATGAATTAGTCCTGGATGATATCGAGCCTTTTAATTTTGAGCAAGAGGAAGAACCCAAAGTTCCTGAACGCCCTTTAAAAAGTGAGTATGTTAAATGTTGCGATGGTATAACGAGAAAGGAGTTTACAATTTAA
- a CDS encoding helix-turn-helix domain-containing protein, with protein sequence MTGRAIKILRITRNIPQWKLAQRVGITPAYLSAMETGRVEMSDEIEMLLKKAINEWSE encoded by the coding sequence GTGACTGGAAGAGCAATTAAGATACTCCGAATAACCAGGAACATTCCACAATGGAAATTAGCGCAAAGAGTTGGAATAACCCCTGCTTATTTATCGGCTATGGAAACCGGAAGAGTTGAAATGAGTGATGAAATTGAAATGTTACTCAAGAAGGCCATTAACGAATGGAGCGAATAA
- a CDS encoding type II toxin-antitoxin system HicB family antitoxin gives MNYKYRILIEKDENGIYIASCPALKGCYSQGDTVEEALQSLKDAIQLILKLAKYLVNSLRLKDL, from the coding sequence TTGAATTATAAATATCGAATTCTCATTGAAAAAGATGAAAACGGTATATATATTGCTTCCTGCCCTGCTCTAAAAGGATGTTATTCCCAAGGTGATACTGTCGAAGAAGCTTTACAGAGTCTTAAAGACGCTATTCAACTCATATTGAAGCTCGCCAAGTATTTGGTGAACTCACTCCGATTGAAAGACTTATAG
- the mntA gene encoding type VII toxin-antitoxin system MntA family adenylyltransferase antitoxin — translation MFKKDTRKILKKLNISLIYLFGSSIIGIQRAESDIDIGVVFEKPEGIKNTMILFEELYQSLSQDFPDRDLDIVFLDFAPLTLQFEVVTTGKVIYRVSREFEYDYKEKIIKEYIDFKPLLDVQDQILLERI, via the coding sequence ATGTTCAAAAAAGATACTCGTAAAATACTTAAAAAATTGAACATTTCCCTTATTTATCTTTTTGGCTCATCGATCATTGGTATCCAAAGAGCAGAAAGTGATATTGATATTGGTGTGGTTTTTGAAAAACCAGAAGGCATAAAAAATACTATGATTCTCTTTGAAGAATTATATCAATCCTTAAGTCAAGATTTCCCTGATCGAGATCTTGATATCGTGTTTTTAGATTTTGCTCCTCTTACTCTCCAATTTGAAGTGGTTACCACAGGTAAAGTAATCTACCGAGTTTCTCGTGAGTTTGAATACGATTATAAGGAAAAGATTATCAAAGAATATATCGATTTTAAACCATTATTGGATGTTCAAGATCAAATTTTATTGGAAAGAATATGA
- the hepT gene encoding type VII toxin-antitoxin system HepT family RNase toxin: MKKIPINQEVIFSRMREIEKNIDKLTIFKGISLENFKKGENYAIGEHYLRRALEAVFDIGTHIGSRFPGERLSTYKDVALFLGKEGIVPQNFAKEKLLKMAGYRNRLVHFYAEVSVNELYEIIQNRLEDFTEFLQYLKLFLTDKDVGY, encoded by the coding sequence ATGAAGAAAATACCAATTAATCAAGAAGTCATTTTCTCGAGAATGAGAGAAATTGAGAAGAATATTGATAAACTAACGATATTTAAGGGTATTTCCTTAGAGAATTTTAAAAAAGGTGAAAATTATGCTATTGGCGAACACTATTTGAGAAGGGCTTTGGAAGCTGTCTTTGATATTGGAACACATATCGGTTCGAGGTTTCCCGGAGAAAGACTTTCAACTTATAAAGATGTTGCTCTTTTTTTGGGAAAAGAGGGAATTGTTCCTCAAAATTTTGCTAAGGAAAAATTACTCAAAATGGCTGGATACCGGAACCGATTGGTTCATTTTTATGCTGAAGTTTCAGTCAATGAGTTATATGAGATCATCCAAAATCGTCTCGAAGACTTTACCGAATTTCTTCAGTATTTAAAGCTATTTTTAACTGATAAGGATGTTGGGTATTAA